A region of Candidatus Eisenbacteria bacterium DNA encodes the following proteins:
- a CDS encoding putative Ig domain-containing protein: MNKLNGAIAPAFPLFLCLLFLCCSGQGQKTRNEEGASPTTVLETGRIYPGQAYANNHLEVRFRTNPRTKLPDVIYTWKRNGVIVPGVTGNSLEPENVHKGDQISVEVALLDSTFPRKVFRLPAVTILNTPPQILEASLALEGRQLPSISVMPRCLDVDNDQIAYSYRWFKNGRKMNGQASATLNPSVVQREDEIYAEIIASDGETSSPPFRTGPLKLENHAPSITSSPPTSTSGALLIYQVVCEDADGDHITYELLSGPPHMSINDKGKIEWTVPSGEERKPTYDVRIGATDGHGGEAIQSFTFSIPIPEPKQ, encoded by the coding sequence GTGAATAAACTCAATGGTGCCATCGCTCCTGCCTTTCCTCTGTTCCTCTGTCTCCTGTTCCTGTGCTGCTCTGGACAGGGGCAGAAGACGAGAAACGAAGAAGGGGCCAGCCCCACAACTGTGCTCGAGACCGGCAGAATCTATCCCGGACAGGCTTACGCCAACAACCACCTCGAAGTCCGGTTCAGGACCAATCCCCGAACCAAGTTGCCCGACGTCATCTACACGTGGAAACGAAATGGTGTGATCGTCCCCGGCGTGACCGGAAACTCGCTCGAGCCGGAGAATGTGCATAAAGGTGATCAGATATCGGTCGAAGTAGCCCTTCTCGACTCGACCTTTCCACGGAAGGTTTTCCGCCTCCCCGCGGTCACAATTCTCAATACCCCCCCGCAAATTCTCGAGGCGTCGCTTGCCCTGGAAGGCAGACAACTACCAAGTATTTCTGTGATGCCAAGATGCCTGGACGTAGACAACGACCAGATTGCCTACTCCTACCGTTGGTTCAAGAACGGAAGAAAAATGAACGGACAAGCGAGCGCGACGCTGAACCCCTCGGTCGTTCAAAGAGAAGATGAGATCTACGCAGAAATCATCGCGAGCGACGGAGAAACCAGTTCTCCACCTTTTAGGACTGGGCCTCTCAAACTTGAGAACCACGCGCCCAGCATCACTTCGTCTCCACCGACGTCCACGTCCGGGGCTCTACTCATTTACCAGGTCGTGTGCGAGGACGCGGACGGCGACCACATTACCTACGAGCTACTCTCCGGGCCGCCGCACATGAGCATCAACGATAAAGGGAAGATCGAATGGACCGTGCCAAGTGGGGAGGAGCGCAAGCCGACGTATGACGTCAGAATAGGGGCGACCGACGGGCACGGTGGAGAGGCCATCCAGAGCTTTACCTTTTCGATTCCGATCCCGGAACCCAAACAGTAG
- a CDS encoding PilC/PilY family type IV pilus protein — MPLKPRPTTAVLLLALIGFALVIWSTPYQPVLASCEYPLFIQTGGLDANVLFIFDNSGSMNEAMFHPDYDPNTNYSGRFSGPTTYYVSSSGSYRPRDFHYGWPTTPAAYLVTSDEGESGRYMGNYLNWIFYHASTAQRGGIPRMTRIQVAKAAVADIINETDGVRFGIMKFNYDTGGTMVANIGTAKATLLTRLYDIGGTAWTPTAESMVTALDYFKQSGSSAPIQAWCQHNFVIVVTDGFPTMDRNLPSYIGDYDHDGLDPGNCASIGAPYDESNKCSHYMDDVALYLHNNDMRPDLDGNQNVVTYTIGFNVDAGLLQETANDGGGLYFNANNPEELANSLTETVADIVTRMSSGTAAAVVSTESASNRQVYRAKFKPGEWQGHLEAFDLPYDESDSPVWDAGVQLQSQSADARNIYTSIDGTSKMEFSVGNVAQLKPYLSTTTIDTATYIVRYIRGTDLSGYRVRGGWKLGDVVDSSPVIVGAPSYFYNFLSYSTFKISNSGRDEVIYVGANDGMLHCIRTADGNEKWAYIPKNQLPNLRELMNRRYCHQFYVNGTSKVVDAYVNGSWRTILIGSEREGGDGYFALDVTVPTPEGFSLLWDVSVPMVNESWGVPEVARSSSLGQFVAFVGSGPDETAREGYLLALSLQNGSTLWSSLLSTSTSTNLVTSPVKVDVDSDGYDDLIYAGDLAGNLWRIDLRTTPWSKTVLFSSSQPIQAKPIPTVTATGNVLLYFGTGRFVEPADLSNTSQQTFYCIIDNHSGTTVTRANLADQTSSIHTLSSTSRGWFIDLVKASGERVSKACVLAAGVVYFTSFQPVSTPCLAGGTSWLYSLDFEDGSAPDNENGTENNTTAGRVKSIGSGIFSEPVFDLPSETIILQNTYAELTSEDAVGVFQHIVVHSWREDFQ, encoded by the coding sequence ATGCCTTTGAAACCCCGGCCGACCACCGCCGTATTGCTCCTGGCTCTGATCGGATTTGCGCTCGTCATCTGGAGCACTCCCTACCAACCGGTGCTGGCCTCGTGCGAGTATCCGCTGTTCATCCAGACCGGCGGACTGGATGCAAACGTGCTATTCATTTTCGACAACTCCGGCAGCATGAACGAGGCCATGTTCCATCCCGACTACGATCCCAACACGAACTACTCAGGCAGGTTTTCCGGACCGACCACCTACTACGTCAGTTCCAGTGGCTCGTACAGACCCAGGGATTTCCACTACGGGTGGCCCACTACGCCGGCCGCCTATCTTGTGACCAGTGACGAGGGAGAGTCGGGACGATACATGGGGAACTACTTGAACTGGATCTTCTACCATGCTTCGACTGCACAGCGTGGCGGGATTCCCCGCATGACTCGAATACAAGTCGCAAAAGCCGCCGTGGCCGATATTATCAATGAAACAGATGGTGTCCGATTCGGCATAATGAAATTCAACTACGACACCGGTGGCACGATGGTCGCCAACATCGGAACGGCCAAGGCCACTCTGCTGACGAGGCTCTATGACATAGGGGGAACGGCTTGGACCCCGACCGCTGAATCGATGGTCACCGCGCTCGACTACTTCAAACAGAGCGGTTCGAGCGCCCCCATTCAGGCCTGGTGCCAGCACAATTTCGTGATCGTCGTCACCGACGGGTTCCCGACAATGGACAGGAACTTGCCGAGCTACATCGGCGACTACGATCACGACGGACTGGATCCTGGAAACTGTGCCAGTATAGGCGCTCCTTATGATGAATCGAACAAGTGCTCACACTATATGGACGACGTCGCGCTTTACCTTCACAACAATGACATGCGGCCAGACCTGGACGGAAACCAAAATGTAGTAACGTATACGATTGGATTTAATGTTGACGCAGGACTCCTCCAGGAGACGGCCAACGACGGAGGCGGCCTCTATTTCAACGCGAACAACCCCGAGGAGCTCGCAAACAGCCTGACAGAAACAGTGGCGGACATCGTCACCAGAATGTCTTCCGGAACAGCCGCTGCGGTGGTCTCCACTGAAAGCGCATCCAACAGGCAGGTGTACAGGGCGAAGTTCAAACCCGGCGAATGGCAGGGACATCTCGAGGCCTTCGACTTGCCGTACGACGAGAGCGATTCCCCGGTCTGGGACGCAGGGGTACAACTTCAGAGCCAGAGTGCAGACGCACGGAATATCTACACTTCGATCGACGGAACCAGCAAAATGGAATTTAGTGTCGGGAACGTGGCTCAGTTGAAGCCCTATCTGAGCACAACCACCATAGACACTGCCACCTATATTGTTCGGTACATCCGTGGAACCGATCTTTCGGGATATCGAGTTCGGGGAGGTTGGAAACTTGGGGACGTCGTGGATTCTTCTCCGGTTATCGTGGGGGCGCCCTCGTATTTCTACAATTTTCTGAGCTACAGCACCTTCAAGATCAGCAACTCTGGCAGGGACGAGGTGATATACGTCGGCGCAAACGATGGGATGCTCCACTGCATACGGACTGCAGACGGGAACGAAAAATGGGCGTACATCCCCAAGAACCAGCTTCCGAACCTAAGGGAACTCATGAACCGGCGCTACTGCCACCAGTTCTACGTAAATGGGACTTCGAAGGTGGTCGATGCATACGTGAATGGAAGTTGGAGAACGATTCTCATCGGGAGTGAAAGAGAGGGAGGCGACGGTTACTTCGCCCTTGACGTAACCGTCCCGACCCCGGAGGGCTTCTCACTCCTCTGGGACGTCTCCGTGCCCATGGTGAACGAATCGTGGGGAGTGCCGGAAGTGGCACGCTCCAGCAGTCTCGGTCAATTCGTTGCGTTCGTGGGATCCGGTCCTGATGAGACTGCCAGAGAAGGCTACCTGCTCGCCCTGAGCCTGCAGAATGGATCCACCCTGTGGTCAAGTCTTCTCAGCACCTCGACAAGCACGAACTTGGTCACGTCCCCCGTCAAAGTTGACGTGGACTCCGACGGTTATGACGATCTAATCTATGCTGGAGATCTGGCGGGTAACTTGTGGCGCATCGACCTTCGCACGACTCCCTGGTCGAAGACTGTGCTCTTTAGCTCCAGCCAACCAATTCAGGCGAAACCAATCCCTACGGTCACGGCGACGGGCAACGTTCTTCTGTACTTCGGGACGGGCAGGTTTGTGGAGCCGGCTGATCTCTCGAATACCAGTCAGCAGACTTTCTACTGCATTATCGACAATCACAGCGGCACAACGGTAACCAGGGCCAATCTGGCGGACCAGACGTCTTCCATCCATACCTTGAGCAGCACCAGTCGCGGATGGTTCATCGACCTTGTGAAGGCGTCGGGAGAGAGAGTCAGCAAGGCGTGTGTGTTGGCCGCGGGCGTCGTCTACTTCACATCATTTCAGCCCGTGTCCACGCCGTGCCTTGCCGGCGGGACGTCGTGGCTGTACAGTCTCGACTTCGAGGACGGTTCGGCGCCCGATAACGAGAATGGTACGGAAAACAACACCACGGCGGGACGTGTGAAATCCATTGGTAGCGGCATCTTCTCCGAGCCAGTGTTTGACCTGCCGAGTGAAACCATCATTCTTCAGAACACGTATGCCGAACTGACCTCGGAAGACGCCGTGGGAGTTTTCCAGCATATCGTCGTCCATTCTTGGCGTGAGGACTTTCAATAA
- a CDS encoding prepilin-type N-terminal cleavage/methylation domain-containing protein: MRFLRRLAQGNRGFTLVEMMLTAAMLGIVLAVVSTVFYSSNDTYRKTSRRVNMQRNARLGMDIIVKELRHAGCDPSGVGVSAIIVASSDSLRIQADLDGDGVIETAEPSEDVTYYYDVVSQVLFRDPGTGPQVLVPNVSGLVFNYLDANNDPLSPLPLTTLLAAQVRSVAISITTHAREGEQITLTTTAALRNS; encoded by the coding sequence ATGAGATTCCTTAGGAGATTAGCGCAGGGCAACAGAGGGTTTACCCTCGTTGAAATGATGTTAACGGCGGCGATGCTGGGCATCGTGCTCGCCGTCGTCAGTACTGTCTTCTACTCAAGCAACGACACTTACAGGAAGACGAGTCGGCGAGTCAACATGCAGAGAAATGCCAGGCTTGGCATGGACATTATCGTCAAGGAACTTCGCCATGCCGGGTGCGATCCTTCAGGCGTGGGTGTTTCGGCCATCATCGTTGCCTCGTCAGATAGCCTGCGCATACAGGCTGATCTGGACGGAGACGGCGTCATCGAGACGGCGGAGCCGTCGGAAGACGTAACCTACTACTACGACGTCGTCTCGCAAGTTCTCTTCCGCGACCCGGGCACCGGGCCGCAGGTGCTCGTTCCCAACGTAAGCGGCCTTGTGTTCAACTACCTGGACGCGAACAACGACCCGCTTAGCCCTCTGCCACTGACAACTTTGTTGGCCGCCCAGGTCCGGTCGGTTGCGATATCAATCACGACACACGCTCGAGAGGGCGAGCAGATCACGTTGACTACTACGGCGGCACTGAGGAATTCGTAG